One window of Desulfobacca acetoxidans DSM 11109 genomic DNA carries:
- a CDS encoding VanZ family protein, which translates to MSMTSGVLSVWRCPWLVNFCFFWLPPLLLTAGIFILAGDLGSTSKFRLPVIILQFLLPSLSMSKIVWISDILRKVAHFLVYGLLLIGYARAWRWHIRMKPLPAIVLALMICLAVSAADEARQALHRSRSGCPHDVALDMSGALAAAGVMYPILRRGRRDQPKSEL; encoded by the coding sequence ATGTCCATGACTTCAGGAGTGCTTTCGGTGTGGCGATGCCCCTGGCTGGTAAATTTCTGCTTTTTTTGGCTGCCCCCCTTGCTCTTAACTGCCGGTATTTTTATTTTGGCAGGGGATTTAGGCTCTACCAGCAAATTTCGGCTGCCGGTTATTATCCTCCAGTTTCTGCTGCCCTCACTTTCGATGTCGAAAATCGTGTGGATTAGTGATATATTGCGGAAAGTAGCCCATTTTCTGGTTTACGGCCTTCTCTTGATCGGCTATGCCCGGGCCTGGCGCTGGCATATCCGGATGAAACCTCTGCCAGCAATTGTATTGGCCTTGATGATCTGCCTGGCCGTCTCGGCGGCGGATGAGGCCCGCCAGGCGTTGCATCGCTCCCGGAGTGGTTGTCCCCATGATGTGGCCCTGGACATGAGCGGCGCCCTGGCAGCGGCAGGTGTAATGTATCCTATTTTGCGGCGGGGTCGCCGGGATCAGCCGAAGAGTGAATTGTGA
- a CDS encoding M16 family metallopeptidase: MRKQIACVLALAFIFLGLAVPSFSETADIFSRVQEHKLDNGLTVLLLPERRAPIITVQIWYRVGSRNEVLGKTGLSHLAEHLMFRGTEKYGPKVFSRLIQQAGGNNNAFTSKDYTAYFATGPKTNLKLFLELEADRMRHLKIDEELFQTERKVVIEERRLRTDDDPVHSLYEETVATAFKAHPYQWPIIGWMHDIENLTLQDMRTFYDTYYQPNNATLVVVGDIDPSAALNEIKATFGAIPKGPDPPPFLPLEPPQQGERRTELNREAQLPAIFMGYHTPNLEQADAYALEVLSLILSQGRSSRLHRRLVYEKKLALDAGAEYEFATASPSLFVFYAQPLPKKPISTVEAAMNAEIESLKTKPVSEKELAKAKNQTESSFIMNQDSLFYRGMLLGRYQTTGSWRKLNEIVPAIRAVTAEDVQRVAKKYLVKANCTTGILYPIKPSRPTMERFQPHEQIR; the protein is encoded by the coding sequence ATGAGAAAACAAATTGCCTGTGTGTTAGCCTTGGCGTTTATCTTTTTGGGATTGGCGGTTCCATCCTTTTCCGAGACCGCGGATATTTTCTCCCGAGTGCAGGAACACAAATTAGACAACGGTCTGACCGTTCTGCTGTTGCCGGAACGGCGCGCCCCGATCATTACGGTTCAGATCTGGTATCGGGTGGGTTCCCGCAACGAGGTCCTGGGGAAGACCGGCCTCTCGCACCTGGCTGAACACCTGATGTTTCGCGGAACCGAGAAGTATGGTCCCAAGGTGTTTTCTCGCCTCATTCAGCAGGCTGGCGGCAATAACAATGCCTTTACTTCCAAGGATTACACCGCCTATTTCGCCACCGGTCCCAAGACCAACCTGAAACTCTTCCTGGAGTTGGAAGCAGATCGCATGCGCCATCTTAAAATCGACGAAGAGTTGTTTCAGACCGAGCGCAAAGTGGTCATCGAAGAACGCCGCCTGCGCACCGATGATGATCCGGTGCATTCCTTGTATGAAGAAACAGTGGCTACCGCCTTTAAGGCCCACCCTTATCAATGGCCCATCATCGGTTGGATGCACGATATAGAAAATCTTACCTTACAAGACATGCGGACTTTTTACGATACGTATTACCAACCCAATAACGCTACCCTGGTCGTAGTCGGCGATATCGATCCCAGCGCCGCCTTAAACGAAATTAAGGCAACCTTCGGGGCAATTCCGAAAGGGCCGGATCCGCCTCCTTTCCTGCCGCTGGAACCTCCACAGCAGGGTGAACGGCGGACAGAGCTGAACCGGGAGGCGCAGTTGCCGGCAATCTTTATGGGCTATCACACCCCCAATCTGGAACAGGCAGATGCCTATGCCCTGGAGGTGCTCTCTTTAATCCTCTCCCAGGGGCGCAGTTCGCGTTTGCATCGGCGGTTGGTTTATGAAAAGAAACTGGCCTTGGACGCCGGCGCGGAGTATGAATTCGCTACTGCCAGCCCGTCGCTCTTTGTTTTCTATGCCCAACCGCTGCCGAAAAAACCTATCTCGACCGTGGAAGCTGCCATGAACGCAGAGATAGAGAGCCTCAAAACCAAGCCGGTGAGTGAAAAGGAATTGGCCAAAGCCAAAAATCAGACCGAATCTTCTTTTATCATGAATCAGGACTCTCTTTTTTATCGGGGCATGCTCTTGGGACGCTACCAGACCACCGGCAGTTGGCGGAAATTAAACGAAATCGTTCCCGCTATCCGGGCCGTGACCGCAGAGGACGTTCAACGGGTGGCGAAAAAATATCTGGTAAAAGCCAACTGCACAACCGGTATTCTCTATCCCATAAAACCATCCCGCCC